GTTGGGCTCTTGCTCTTTGTCATGGGCCGGGTCAAGTTTTTAGGCCCACTTCACGGGTTGTCCCGTTGGTTCATGTTTGATTCTCGGTTATTGCCCGTTGGCCCCTTCTTAGTCTAATCTATGTTCTGGGCCATGAAGCTTTGTCACAAGAGAGAAGCATGttccaagaaaatgaattttttgttttgaataaaTTCACTCGTATCAATAGGAAAAGCCCACATGAGAAATATGTAAGATCCATGATATTGGGCTCAGAACTTCTCGGTGACTAAATGAACGACGGACGGGGCTGGACAAGCCAGTTGCGGCAGTGTCCCCGTTGTGGTGGCTCGGAAGAGCTTGAATTGGAGGCGAGGCGAGCTGGCGATGGCAAGATGGGCCCGCGATAGCGGGTTGTGGGAAGGGCTTGCCGACGCAGGAGGGGAGATGAGAGGCACGACCTTGGCGTCGGCTAGCGTGAGGGGACCCCATTGGGATAGGAGGAGGCAAGGATTTCATTCGTGCCGACGAGCCCACGGAAGGCAAAGACAAAGCAACAACAAGGGCCGTGAAGAAAAACCTAAGAAAAGGACGGCGAAACAGAGCACGGATCGGGCACGGAACTACTCCAAGTTCCAAATTCAATCGAATTCAAACCACAAAAACGTCTTGCTTAATCCAATTGCGCATTTCAAAATATCAATCGAGCTCGAGTCAAATGCCGACTTGAACTGATGTAACGTGTTCTAGCCAGTTGGCTCGACTCGGCCAGGTACTTGCGCGGGGAAACCGACATGATTCGATGTATCTTTCTTAAGTCCGAAAATGACAAAGTATCGATGTTCGAACTTCGCACGTTAACGCATCTGTCGGAATCAGGAAATCCAGAGCGCGAAGCAAGTTCGTTGAGACGACCGTTAAAATCGCGACACGTGGATCGTTCGAACCATCCCCGCATCTCCGCCCGCCACCTAATCCAATCCGAAACGGAAGgacactccctctctctctctctctctctctcacttcttGAAGCTTCTAGGCGTTCTGGCAGCTCCGGCGGCCGACTAGCTCCGGCGGCCGGCGATGGCTTTCGCGGCGATCTTCGTGTCGGCGACGAAGGTCGCGGGGGTCCTGGTGACGGTGACCGTCGCGGCCAACGCCTTCTCCTTCTCCCGCTTCCGCAGGAAGAACCTGCGCCCCTTCAAGTCGCCCATAGACGAGTCCGCGGACGTCCTCGCCGTTTTCAACGCCGGCGCCGGTACGTATCTCCGAGCAACCTCGCTCGCTCGATGATTGATGATTTCTCGCGAGCTGGAGTCGCTCGCCGGGCGAACGGCGAACGCTGTCGCTTATTGCGGTGCGCGGGTGCGTGCGTGGTGGTTGTTGAGGTCGATGGAGGAGTTGCGGTGTTGACATTCTGGCGAGGGATTGAGATTTCCGCTTTGAATCTCTGAAACGGTGCTGGATGACAATGAGTTTGTAGTAAGCGTTTGCTGACGACTGTCGTAGCTCGTTGGCACGCTGCTCCATTTGGAATGGTTTTGCTCTTTGTCATCCTATGAAAATGGAATGTTGTATggttagcttttttttttttttttttcgtagtTTTCGCAAAGCCACGGCAAATATTTAAGGTGATTTTGAAGATTCGACGTGGTCGGTActgaagaaaagtcaaatctCAAATGCTAAAACTGAGAGTCACGCACGAGCACTCTCTATATTTGAAACTCGACCTTTATAATTGATCATAGTCCCTCAATTGCGGTTCTCATATTGTCACCTGGATGCTGTCATAAATTTTGAGTCTTCGAGGGAAAATATGTCTGTCACTTATTTATAAGTTAGCTCTTCACATGCACTATCTTGTAGGACCTGTTTTACTTGCAAACTGAATTAATGTCATCCTGTTCAGCTATCTCTTCACTAATAATTTGTGGACATAAGAAATTTGATGACTCTTGAACTCTTCATGGATGCAGTTTGATGTGCAGCCTGTGTGAGCGCACAAAATTTAGTGGGATGATGAGAATGTTGTGTATAAGTTGTTGATCTCGAATGagtgacatgtgtgatgtgattgTTAATGAATCATGGCCAACATGAATGACTGTCCTCAGTTAGACACCACTGTTCTTAAACAGTGGGAGATTTAGAATTTGAAGTTGGCTGATTCGAGTGTTGTGATGATTTAGATCAGGGAGCGGAGAGTAGAGTTTACCTACATGGATTGACGCATACGCAATACTAACTGTTGATTTAGAGAAGGGAGGGGGGAGGATTGGTTTGCTGAATAACTTTATAATTTCTAACTCTTGCAGAGGGGGAGGAGTTTTTTTTTGATTGGCGACAGCTCCTGCACATGTTGAGGATAAGCTTAACGATGCATGGCTCCAGTTTGCAGAAGAGAGCCCCTCTGACAAGCCGGAGTCACAGCAAGGACCCCAAACTGCAGATGCAGTCATCGCTTCAGCTGCTGGAGATGGCAGTTCTCAGCAAGTTTCATCATCTAgcaaaaatgctaataaaatagtgaaaaagaaaaggcctcTTACGGTTTCTATGGAAGCCATGATTAGAGGATTCCAAAAGTTCGTGGAGGAAGAAGTAACAGATGCTACACCAGATGAAGCAGACCATCATAATGTTGCTTCCTGGCATAATGTTCCACATCCGTAAGCCTAAGTTTTCAAGTGTTGAAAGCCTAGGCACTTGATCATTTAATATACGTCTGGGAAATGTGTTTTTTCTCTGTTCAATAGGATTTATTGGCATATTCTTGAGTTTTATCTACATATATTATCATCTCCGTGTTTCCATcatagtaactttttttttttttggtaaagtccATCATAGTATCTTTTGTCTCTGgcaaacattaaaaaaagaataataataaaaaataaaggtgACTTGTAGATTAATTTTCTATGGAATTGATGTTTGTATTGTTTGAATCACTTTCAGGGAGGAGAGATTAAGGTTTTGGAGTGATCCTGACACTGAACTAAGACTTGCTAAAGATACCGGGATCAGTGTTTTCAGAATGGGGATAGACTGGACACGAGTCATGCCGGAGGAACCAGTCAATGGACTTAAAGATAGTGTTAGTCTGATATTGGCCATTCATAAACTCAACTAATGATAATTCTTGATTTGTCCAAGTTGTGGTATCGAAACTTGGATTAAAGAAATTGCTTTTTCTTAAATGTGTTTTGCTGAACTGTCTTTAACATGAAGATGTTATGAATGAAGAGTATTATTCATTGGAAATAATTGATAGGCTGCAATTCTCCTTTTCAGGTTAATTATGCAGCTTTAGAGCGCTATAAGTGGATCATCCATAGGGTTCGCTTTTATGGGATGAAGGTGATGCTCACTCTCTTTCATCACTCTTTGCCACCATGGGCAGGTGAATATGGAGGCTGGAAGATGGAAAAAACTGTTGATTACTTCATGAAATTTACAATGTTAGTCATCCTTACCATATCCACTGATTGTTTTGTGGGGTTCGGACATTACAGGCTTTGTCTCTCTTTCGACAGAGCAATCAAGTCTGACTGACTGTTCTGTGAAATCAAATTAGCCACCTGTATCTAGTCTGTAGTATTCAAAGCTCACAGAAACCTTTGttcaatctttattttttttttaattgtggtTTCATTTTGTTCCTCTCTGTGGATTCATGGTCCAGAAGCTCTATGTTCAGAGCTAAACCGATGCAGTTTCCAACGGTGTGCTGAGAGTAAAACAGTTTTCACTAATGGGTTGAAGCAGTAGAAAAGGAGTATATTCAGCTTCTGCTTGTTTGTGGCATGGCTCGCTGCTGTGAACTAGTCCAAATGATACTGTCCTGTATTATATTGCAGCTGTCTCATCATGAGCACCGATCTTATGTTGCACCATTACTTTGTGAGCGAATTATATGTATGTACACATGCTTAAAGTTAATTTCAGTGCTCTTGCATTGCAGGCTTGTTGTTGACTCTGTTTCAGATTGTGTGGATTACTGGGTTACATTTAATGAGCCTCATGTATTTTGTATGCTTACCTACTGCGCTGGTGCTTGGCCTGGTGGCCACCCTGATATGTTGGAGGCTGCCACTTCTGCACTGCCAACTGGCGTTTTTAAACAGGCTATGCATTGGATAGCTGTTGCACACATGAAGGCCTATGATTATATCCACGAACAAAGGTTTCTTCTCCAATTGaatccttaattttcttttggaacATCAATATTATGTGTTAAGTGTCAACAGCACTGGTGCATGCATACATGTACTCACTCTTCCAGTGTATTGTTATGTGGTCAGTCTCATTTAGATGGTCTAAGTCATTGCTGCTAAAAGTTTTTATGCTGCCTTGACCTTGTTCATTGACATTGGCTACTGTTATAACCTTTTTAGTATAAATGCTATTTTTTCACAATCTTTTGTGGTATTTACAGCGGAGCCTTGTCAAATCCACCAGTTGGAGTGGCACACAATGTCTCTTTTATGCGTCCTCATGGCCTGTTTGATGTTGCCTCTGTTTCATTGGCCAATTCTTTGACTCTCTTCCCATATGTGGATAGTATATGTGAGAAGCTTGATTTTATAGGAATCAACTATTATGGACAGGTTCTTTCTCTACTCGACATCTGACATCCTCATACCACTAAAAAATCATTGCAATAATGTATACACATTCTTGCTTCTCAGGAGGTGGTCTCTGGTGCTGGATTGAAACTAGTGGAGACTGATGAATATAGTGAATCTGGACGCGGTGTTTATCCTGATGGCTTGTATCGCATGTTGCTACAATTCAATGAAAGATACAAGCATCTAAATATACCCTTCATCATTACAGAGAATGGAGTTTCTGATGAGACAGATTTGATACGTCGGCCGTATTTATTGGAACATCTGCTTGCTATTTACGCAGCTACGCTCATGGTTTGACCTGCAACTCTGCAATTCAACTTTTTCTGTGAATTATCCTTTGTCCGATTTCGCTTTGGTTAGCTCTGCTTCTTTCCATCTGTAGGGGGTCCGTGTGCTTGGTTACCTATTCTGGACTATATCTGATAACTGGGAGTGGGCAGACGGTTATGGTCCAAAGTTTGGACTAGTAGCAGTTGACCGAGCCAATGGTCTTGCTCGGGTACCACGCCCATCATACCATTTGTTTTCTAAAGTAAGGTCTATGCTTGCTACTTTGATAGTTCATTTATACTCCCACTCAACTCCCGGCAGGCTAcccccctcttcttctccactcTTCTCCTTCTTTACCTTTTCAGTGATCATTTTCCATTTGCCTCAGGTGGTAACAACAGGTAGAATCACTAGGGAAGACCGAATGCTTGCATGGAACGAACTCTATAGAGCTGCtaaagataaaaaaacaagGCCTTTCTATCGAGCAGTGGACAAACATGGATTGATGTACGCAGGTATGACCAAATTATGTATCTGCATCCACAGTGCTATATTAGTTTAACAGACAGACAACTTCTTTTTGGCCAGAAACAGATAGATAACCTAGATGTCTAATTTATGTTTGGTGGCTTCATGTAGTTTCCTACTTTTGAGAGGTTTCAGGAACGccttttttgggtcagaaaaagctagttcttttttatttcaagttaTAGCAGAAAAGGAGATCTATAGGAACTTAAATACCAATCATGGACGGATATGGAAGTGCTTCTAGTTCCCACAAGAGAGTATTTGGCCAAACCTTTTCAGCCATTCTTTCCAAACTGTGATTCTGTTTTACCTTCTTACAGGAGGCCTGGACAAACCTACCCAACGACCTTATGTCCCCCGGGATTGGAGATTTGGACATTATGAGATGGAAGGTCTTCAGGACCCCTTCAGCCGCTTGTTCAGATGCATATTCCTTTCTTTCCCactgagaaagaaaaggaaatctcAGAAGGAAGAACAAGAAATAATCCTTCAGCCTCTTCCTTAATGTCTCTGATTTTTGTTGTCGGTCTCTATGTAAGGTACTGATGTTTGCTTTGTCATATGCTAATGTTCTGGTTCTGGTAATAATCTAATTTTACCAGTCATGGCACATCAAAGATAGTTATCAAAGGTGTCTGCCATTGAATAGTCTTGCCTGAGTAGATCAAAAGGGATCGAGGCAAATTCCGACTCCTATATTTCTGCATCATCAATCAAACCAAAGCAAGACTTCAGACAAGGAACTTAAGAAACTAAGTACGCAGTATTGTAACTTGAGTACACGTTATGCTCTCCCAAACACACCCTATGACTATAAGGTTCTCCAAAAAGGTCCTTCAAGGGGGGTTGTGGCAGGGAAAAACTTGAATTCCTTCAAACAGTTGCTGGGTACACAGTCTGTAACTTGACGTTGATGATAATCCTAGCCCCATCTAGTTTTTTGGCTACCATAAAACGTAGCCTGATCTCATAGGCTGCACTCCTGTGAAGCTACTAGTTATGGTATAGAAGCTTTCACCGTCTGTTCTCATGAACAACTGAGAACTTAACCTTGTGGACTGTATGGTCAATCACTTCGCTATGACATGTTCTTACATGTTTGGACACCGAACTATTATTTCTTCACAAGGTCAGAGAGAGttgttgcttttatttttcttttaaaaggaaAGGCCTGTAGAGCAGGACTGAAATTTGAACACACAACCTTTTAGATTAGCCTCAAGGAAATACCTGCACAACCTTCTACTTTGCATGATGAATCTTGTTATTGCTGCTGACCTCTATGTTTCGGAATTATGCTGAATATAGAAGCAAACCTGCTATGATTGAGAATGAACGAAGCAGGTATTTATTTGTAGGTATTTTTTCCTTCGACATTTAGATGAATGTCACAATTATTACTTCCAAACTTCGTCCTGTCTTTGATGTTGGACATTAGAGCAACAATGACCCCTTAATTTATCATACTTATCAAGATTCTCTGgttttttttggctaaatgtTCTTGATTACTTTTCTGCAGCAAGGTGAACTTTTCAAGACATCGAAGGAATAGTTGGAGGATGCATATTCCTAAAGTGCGGTAAAGCTTGGCAAAAGCTTGTGTTACAGGAGGAGGATGTAGTGGACGATCCATCAGTAGGGTTATCATTCTCCTCGTATTTCCCGAAACCTGGTGTAATTTTATTGGATAGCCCCCAGTAAAAATTTGTCCAATCCCTAGTGTAAGTGTATATACGTATAATACATGGTAGGTTTTCCAGGAGTAATACTCCGACCCTCTGTGAGAGGACTAAATATTCCTGTAACATGAATAATTTCGCTTTAGTTTGTTGTAAATCACTGTAAATTCAAATGTAAGACAAAGTAGAAAATCTATATTTTGTGGCTGGCGAGTTTGGTGTCGTGCTTCTTCTTGCCCGTGGTCAagttgaatttcttctttttggggcGAAAGCTAAACTTGTTGGGCTCCAGTTACATTCTGTAGGCTGCAATATTAGGTGGTGCCAGGACATAAGTATCTCTAGTAACACGTTACCTAGAATTGTTATGTTCACTGGTTACTCGCTCAGCTCAGGCTCTCTCTAGATCATTAATACCAAGCGGTTGTGATGCGTTTGTAGGGGATGTCATTGTTTCGAGGCCAAATTGAGAGGATGACGATCTGTTCCCTTGAACATTTTAAGCTATCACGATCTCCTGAAACCTAAGTTTACATGATTTGACTCCATCCATTGTGCCAGCTCGGTCACGCGTTCATGTGCCTAACAAGATTAGGTCACTTGTGGCTGGGATGCTCTGGCCATGAAATTGCACGCTGATAGAGAGTACGGACACCATCACTTTTTGCATCAGCCAGTCATTTGATTTCACAAAACCGGAAAGTGGACACTCTATCTTTTTAGGCTCATCCCAATCCGATTCTCAAGATACTCGTGCCAATTCGTCAGAAAAAGATGCATTCAGCGCAATTCCATGAAGGTCTTCATCAATGCAATCTCACCAGCCACAGAATGATAAAAGTCAAAGAAATCACGAGATGAGAATTACAGTGCGCAGATGCTCTGGAATTCAAGGTAAGTGCACAGCTATGGGCCTTTGTCATCAGATTGAGTGCAGAACTTTACAGCTCTTCTATTCCACTTCAGATGCTAATGATTATCAATGGCTTGATACTAGGTTTATCGACAGTAagatgataatttttcttttttcctttttttttttttttttttttttgtggggaaTAGAGGAGATAATGCTCTAGCCAAGATAGATTCTTACACTTGTTAACCTACTGAGGATACCTGCATTCCTTTTGTTTCTGGGTGAGTTTTCATACATTCAAGTCCCACTTCTCTGATGTAGCCAAGCACTGATAATCCATAACAGGTTGGTCTACTTGGTGGATTCGTGGGGTGAAAAGCCACATGCGTCTCGATTCTTCTGTGCACGATAGTGAACTTGGCAGAAGTCCATCACGTGATTGACATATGAATGATAATACATCGCTTCTCCCTGTCTCTCTCCCAGTCGCTTTCACTCTCCCTTAATTATTTAAACAGGGCCTCCGGGACCCTGCTGGTCAATCCTAAGCTTCCTTGGGAGCAACAAGCGAGATGGCATCATCTCCATCCTCAATTAATGccttcgctctctctcttttgtccaTCCACCTCCTAGTCTTCCTAAGCAGCCCTTCAATCACCACCGGCATTAAATCGCCCCCAGAAACGGAACAACGACCCCAGACATTCTCACCAGGGGATGAATCTCGGTACACGGCAGAATCAGACAGGGTCATAAATCTCCCAGGGCAGCCCTCAACCCCCTCAATCTCCCAGTTCTCAGGCTACATCACAGTCAATGAAGCCCATGGGAGGGCCCTCTTCTACTGGTTCTTCGAGGCCCAGAATCAATCTTCACAGAGACCTCTTGTTCTTTGGTTCAATGGAGGTATCATTCGAAACAAGAATGTCTGATTGTTGATGGGTTTTTTGCTGTTGCtagtttttgactttttggaaGTTAATTTGTGAAGGTCCTGGTTGCTCATCAATTGGGTATGGTGCTGCTGTGGAATTGGGGCCCCTGAGAGTGGACACCAATGGGACTGGCCTTATATACAACGAATTTGCTTGGAATCAAGGTCTTTCTTCCCTTTATTTTAGTCCAATGTCACATTCAAGAATTAGTTTATCTAAAAAAGCAACATTCCTTCAAGAAATGGATATGAAAAGTCCTCTTTTTGGCAAAGAAACTCGGTCATAATTGGTCTCAgtagagaaaacaaaagagagagagagagagaaaagcaaaGAACAGCGAAGCAATTTAATCTGAGTTGCTGACTTGTGCTGCAGAAGCAAATCTGCTGTTTGTGGAGTCACCAGTTGGAGTTGGGTTCTCTTACACCAACACATCCTCTGATCTGTCCATTCTAGATGATGCCTTTGTCGGTAATGTgttaattgattcaattggagTAAACAGAAAAAGTTCCAATTCTTTGGCTCAAGTGTTGCTTTTGAAACGAACTTGAAACTAATGAATGAGAGTATTTGAGTTTTTCTCAGCTGAGGATGCATACAGCTTCATGGTGAATTGGCTTCAAAAGTTCCCACAGTTCAAGACCTATGATTTCTTCCTTGCTGGAGAAAGCTAtgcaggtctctctctctctctctctctctctctcacatacgCCA
This genomic stretch from Eucalyptus grandis isolate ANBG69807.140 chromosome 3, ASM1654582v1, whole genome shotgun sequence harbors:
- the LOC104415260 gene encoding LOW QUALITY PROTEIN: beta-glucosidase-like SFR2, chloroplastic (The sequence of the model RefSeq protein was modified relative to this genomic sequence to represent the inferred CDS: substituted 1 base at 1 genomic stop codon), translating into MAFAAIFVSATKVAGVLVTVTVAANAFSFSRFRRKNLRPFKSPIDESADVLAVFNAGAGTGGGVFFXLATAPAHVEDKLNDAWLQFAEESPSDKPESQQGPQTADAVIASAAGDGSSQQVSSSSKNANKIVKKKRPLTVSMEAMIRGFQKFVEEEVTDATPDEADHHNVASWHNVPHPEERLRFWSDPDTELRLAKDTGISVFRMGIDWTRVMPEEPVNGLKDSVNYAALERYKWIIHRVRFYGMKVMLTLFHHSLPPWAGEYGGWKMEKTVDYFMKFTMLVVDSVSDCVDYWVTFNEPHVFCMLTYCAGAWPGGHPDMLEAATSALPTGVFKQAMHWIAVAHMKAYDYIHEQSGALSNPPVGVAHNVSFMRPHGLFDVASVSLANSLTLFPYVDSICEKLDFIGINYYGQEVVSGAGLKLVETDEYSESGRGVYPDGLYRMLLQFNERYKHLNIPFIITENGVSDETDLIRRPYLLEHLLAIYAATLMGVRVLGYLFWTISDNWEWADGYGPKFGLVAVDRANGLARVPRPSYHLFSKVVTTGRITREDRMLAWNELYRAAKDKKTRPFYRAVDKHGLMYAGGLDKPTQRPYVPRDWRFGHYEMEGLQDPFSRLFRCIFLSFPLRKKRKSQKEEQEIILQPLP